One genomic region from Arthrobacter pigmenti encodes:
- the trmB gene encoding tRNA (guanosine(46)-N7)-methyltransferase TrmB has protein sequence MSTHPESQPHPAQPVSFVRRGSRLQGRRRDAWAELSEGLVVDVPRHTAADTSVDPAWEYDAATSFGREAPLVVEIGSGLGEAVAHAAAEQPERNFLALEVYRPGLAQTLLRIDQRGLTNVRVAQVNAAEALATMLRPASVAELWVFFPDPWHKTRHHKRRLVKDSFLELSARVLEPAGVLRMATDWSDYAFQMREVANASPEFENLHDGERTGSDSPLTQVWASGVEHVVGGAPRREGKDKVGTASVQEGEDAVGGWAPRFDGRILTSFENKAHDAGRMILDLAYRRR, from the coding sequence ATGAGCACTCACCCCGAATCCCAGCCCCACCCTGCCCAGCCCGTCTCCTTCGTGCGGCGCGGCTCCCGCCTGCAGGGCCGGCGTCGTGATGCCTGGGCCGAACTGTCCGAGGGTCTCGTGGTGGACGTTCCACGCCACACCGCGGCGGACACGTCGGTGGATCCGGCGTGGGAGTACGACGCCGCTACCTCCTTCGGCCGCGAGGCGCCCCTGGTGGTGGAGATCGGGTCGGGGTTGGGTGAGGCTGTGGCGCACGCAGCGGCCGAGCAGCCCGAGCGCAACTTCCTCGCCCTCGAGGTGTACCGGCCGGGACTCGCACAGACGCTGCTGCGGATCGACCAGCGGGGGCTGACAAACGTCCGGGTTGCCCAGGTCAACGCCGCCGAAGCGCTTGCCACCATGCTTCGGCCCGCGTCCGTCGCTGAGCTATGGGTATTCTTCCCGGACCCCTGGCACAAGACCCGCCACCATAAACGGCGGCTGGTGAAGGACTCATTCCTTGAGCTGTCCGCGCGGGTGCTCGAGCCCGCCGGCGTCCTGCGTATGGCCACCGACTGGTCCGATTACGCCTTCCAGATGCGCGAGGTTGCCAACGCCTCGCCTGAGTTCGAGAACCTGCACGACGGCGAACGCACCGGTTCCGACAGCCCCCTCACCCAGGTGTGGGCCAGTGGCGTTGAGCACGTTGTGGGTGGCGCCCCTCGCCGTGAGGGCAAGGACAAAGTCGGCACTGCATCAGTGCAGGAAGGCGAGGACGCGGTGGGTGGCTGGGCGCCGCGCTTCGACGGCCGGATCCTCACGAGCTTCGAGAACAAAGCTCACGACGCCGGCCGGATGATCCTCGACCTGGCGTACCGGCGGCGCTGA